One genomic window of Cellulophaga sp. Hel_I_12 includes the following:
- a CDS encoding CCA tRNA nucleotidyltransferase — MHIDHKKALENPIFSIVSVAAKELDIDAYVIGGFVRDFLLKNKVAKDIDIVAIGSGIALAKKVAAKLKGKPEVSVFKNFGTAMVKYGDIELEFVGARKESYHENSRKPVVEDGSLDDDQKRRDFTINALAISLNEANYGELLDPFDGVKDLKDKIIRTPLAPGITYSDDPLRMMRAIRFATQLNFTIYTASLEAITAHKERIKIISKERIVDELHKILASEKPSLGLALLHKTELLAYILPELTALQGIEEIEGQRHKDNFWHTLEVVDNIAKHTDNLWLRWAALLHDIGKAPTKRFDKKIGWTFHGHEFLGSKMVYKLFKRLRMPLNEKMKFVQKMVMMSSRPIAISEDIATDSAVRRLVFDAGEHIDDLMTLCEADITTKNPKKQKKYKNNFTLVRQKIVEVEERDHIRNFQPPVTGEEIMKTFNLKPSKEVGVLKEAIKEAILEGEIPNEYEAAKKFMFAKAKKMKILS; from the coding sequence ATGCATATAGATCATAAGAAAGCCTTAGAAAATCCTATTTTTTCAATTGTGTCAGTCGCCGCCAAAGAGCTTGACATTGATGCATATGTCATTGGTGGTTTTGTTCGCGATTTTTTATTAAAAAATAAGGTAGCTAAAGATATCGATATTGTTGCTATTGGCAGTGGCATTGCTTTGGCCAAAAAAGTAGCCGCTAAACTAAAAGGGAAACCAGAGGTTTCTGTTTTTAAAAATTTTGGTACCGCTATGGTAAAATATGGCGATATTGAGCTAGAATTTGTAGGGGCTAGAAAAGAAAGTTACCATGAAAATAGTCGTAAGCCTGTTGTTGAGGATGGGTCTTTAGATGACGATCAAAAAAGAAGAGATTTTACCATAAACGCGCTAGCCATATCTTTAAACGAAGCCAATTACGGTGAATTATTAGATCCATTTGATGGAGTAAAAGATTTAAAAGATAAAATAATCCGCACACCTTTAGCACCAGGAATCACCTATTCTGATGATCCTTTACGCATGATGCGAGCCATTCGATTTGCGACACAACTTAACTTTACAATTTACACGGCTTCACTAGAAGCCATAACAGCACACAAAGAACGCATCAAAATAATTTCAAAAGAGCGGATTGTTGATGAATTACATAAAATTCTGGCAAGTGAAAAACCATCTCTCGGTTTGGCGCTACTTCACAAAACAGAATTATTAGCCTATATACTTCCGGAATTAACCGCCTTGCAAGGCATTGAAGAAATAGAAGGACAGCGCCATAAAGATAACTTCTGGCATACCCTAGAAGTCGTTGATAATATCGCAAAACATACCGACAATCTCTGGCTGCGCTGGGCTGCACTTTTACATGATATAGGCAAAGCACCGACCAAGCGTTTTGATAAAAAAATTGGTTGGACATTCCATGGGCACGAGTTTTTAGGATCAAAAATGGTTTATAAGCTCTTTAAAAGACTTAGAATGCCTTTAAATGAAAAAATGAAGTTTGTTCAAAAAATGGTCATGATGAGTTCTCGGCCTATCGCAATTTCAGAGGATATTGCGACCGATTCTGCCGTTCGTAGACTTGTTTTTGATGCAGGAGAACATATCGACGATTTAATGACCCTTTGCGAAGCTGATATCACCACAAAAAATCCTAAAAAGCAGAAGAAATACAAGAATAACTTTACACTCGTTCGCCAAAAGATTGTAGAGGTCGAAGAACGAGATCACATACGAAATTTTCAACCTCCAGTTACTGGTGAGGAAATCATGAAAACATTCAACTTAAAACCTTCCAAAGAAGTGGGTGTTCTAAAAGAAGCGATCAAAGAAGCGATTTTAGAGGGCGAAATTCCTAATGAATACGAGGCCGCTAAAAAATTTATGTTTGCTAAAGCTAAAAAAATGAAAATCCTAAGCTAG
- a CDS encoding heme A synthase codes for MHKHFRKIAKISLILVYLVIIAGAFVRMTGSGMGCPDWPKCFGYYIPPTEESALTWDAGKEFKKGQLIIFEKSLKSAKSDFTTAESYNEKNWENYTKHDYAIFNVWHTWIEYINRLLGALAGLATLILAVISFSYWKKSKRITLLSWFVVFGMGFQAWLGATVVYSLLAPYRITLHMLMALVIVAVLFYLIYYTSTLRVTNSGNRKLAVLFSVALVFTLIQVVLGTQVREFVDLQSDIYGSQAKNQWLANPTLQFYIHRSFSAVVLALNLYIIFLIAKLKVGFRKIKWVIYLLVLEIISGIAMYYIDFPFGSQTLHLVVAALLFGVQFYLLLEALKWTKSPKTL; via the coding sequence ATGCACAAACACTTTAGAAAAATAGCAAAAATATCCTTAATTCTCGTTTATTTAGTCATCATAGCAGGTGCTTTTGTAAGAATGACAGGCAGTGGAATGGGCTGCCCTGATTGGCCAAAATGTTTCGGATATTACATTCCACCTACCGAAGAATCAGCTTTAACATGGGATGCTGGTAAAGAGTTTAAAAAAGGACAACTGATTATATTCGAGAAATCCCTAAAAAGCGCTAAAAGCGACTTTACAACAGCTGAAAGCTATAACGAAAAGAACTGGGAGAATTATACGAAACACGATTACGCTATTTTTAATGTTTGGCACACCTGGATAGAGTATATTAACCGGCTTTTAGGGGCTTTAGCTGGCTTAGCCACACTAATTCTTGCGGTTATATCCTTTAGTTATTGGAAAAAAAGCAAACGCATTACCCTATTGTCATGGTTCGTTGTTTTTGGAATGGGCTTTCAGGCCTGGTTAGGAGCTACCGTGGTTTATTCGCTTTTAGCCCCTTATAGAATAACATTGCATATGCTTATGGCCTTGGTCATCGTCGCTGTGCTCTTCTATTTAATCTATTATACCTCTACGCTACGAGTAACAAACAGTGGAAATCGCAAACTCGCCGTCTTGTTTTCAGTAGCCTTAGTCTTTACACTTATTCAGGTAGTTTTAGGAACTCAAGTTCGAGAATTTGTAGACCTCCAATCAGATATTTATGGCAGTCAAGCCAAAAACCAATGGTTAGCCAACCCCACCTTGCAATTTTATATACACCGTTCGTTTTCAGCGGTGGTTTTGGCACTGAATCTTTATATTATTTTTTTAATTGCAAAGCTCAAAGTAGGATTTCGAAAAATTAAATGGGTGATCTATTTGTTAGTGCTTGAAATTATATCAGGTATAGCCATGTATTATATTGATTTTCCGTTCGGTAGCCAAACCTTGCATTTGGTTGTTGCGGCCTTGCTATTTGGAGTGCAATTCTATTTACTTTTAGAAGCTTTAAAATGGACAAAAAGTCCTAAAACTTTGTAA
- a CDS encoding nucleoid-associated protein translates to MINLYATQIDSISLHRVGNKNKNETIFLSETPHSLNDETTGLLKEYFFKPFREKEENYFHFANEVDVEFNEMFKIVSTIFNDPDSIHANSKKIASYLYEQSNHPHIKSGEVYVAYLTGLLLDNVKVNAVGIFKSELKHDFIQFEEKGSNLDIIIQQGININKLDKGCLIFDTNKEEGFKILSVDSNRYDTKYWLEDFLGVTPLSDDNFKTKNYLKFCQNFAKDVVLPAEDKQQEVLFMNRAVNHFAKNDSFEETNFLNEVMENPALIPEFKHYKVEKGPKYSVEDVSSFDIANKAVSDARKKIKNVIHLDTHIQIKLDFINPESAEKFVEKGWDEEKQMYYYLVYFNKEQKS, encoded by the coding sequence ATGATCAATTTATACGCTACCCAAATAGATAGCATATCGCTACATCGCGTTGGGAATAAAAATAAAAATGAGACTATTTTTTTATCAGAAACACCGCATAGCCTCAATGATGAAACTACGGGTTTATTAAAGGAATATTTTTTTAAACCTTTTCGCGAAAAGGAAGAAAACTATTTTCATTTTGCTAATGAGGTCGATGTTGAATTCAACGAAATGTTTAAAATAGTGTCCACTATTTTTAATGATCCTGATAGTATTCATGCAAACTCAAAGAAAATAGCGTCTTATTTATATGAACAGTCTAACCACCCCCACATTAAAAGTGGCGAAGTTTATGTAGCTTATTTAACCGGACTATTGTTAGATAATGTAAAAGTCAATGCTGTTGGTATCTTTAAGAGTGAGTTGAAACACGATTTTATTCAATTTGAAGAAAAAGGAAGCAATTTAGACATCATTATTCAGCAAGGCATTAATATCAATAAATTAGATAAAGGCTGTTTAATTTTTGACACTAATAAGGAAGAAGGCTTCAAAATTTTATCGGTAGACAGCAACCGGTATGATACCAAGTATTGGCTTGAAGATTTTTTAGGAGTGACACCACTATCTGATGACAACTTTAAGACTAAAAATTATTTAAAATTTTGTCAAAATTTCGCTAAAGATGTTGTTTTACCTGCAGAAGACAAACAACAAGAAGTTTTGTTTATGAACCGAGCCGTAAACCATTTTGCAAAAAACGATTCTTTTGAAGAAACTAATTTCTTGAATGAAGTGATGGAAAACCCCGCACTAATTCCCGAATTTAAGCACTACAAAGTAGAAAAAGGCCCTAAATACAGTGTTGAAGATGTTTCTAGTTTTGATATTGCCAATAAGGCCGTTTCTGATGCCCGAAAAAAGATAAAAAATGTAATACATCTAGATACCCATATCCAAATTAAGTTAGATTTTATAAATCCAGAATCTGCGGAAAAGTTCGTAGAAAAAGGATGGGATGAAGAAAAACAAATGTATTACTATTTGGTGTATTTCAACAAAGAGCAGAAAAGTTAA
- a CDS encoding ABC transporter ATP-binding protein, with the protein METILTVNKLTKKFGALTAVNDLSFTIEKGNVYGILGPNGSGKSTTLGIVLNVVNETSGNFSWFDGNTTTHDALKKVGAIIERPNFYPYMTAVQNLKLVCKIKEVSETKIEEKLEIVGLLDRKNSKFSTYSLGMKQRLAIASALLNDPEILILDEPTNGLDPQGIHQIREIILKIASQGTTILLASHLLDEVEKVCSHVVILRNGKKLYSGSVDTMLASHGFFELRAKKEKELLDFLKENKSFSEVKIHDGLITAILKEEINPEELNKLLFDKGIILSHLSKRRASLEEQFLSLTKNTRN; encoded by the coding sequence TTGGAAACGATACTTACCGTAAATAAGCTCACGAAAAAATTTGGTGCTCTGACCGCTGTAAACGATTTGTCGTTTACTATTGAAAAAGGCAATGTTTATGGTATTTTAGGGCCCAACGGCAGCGGTAAATCCACCACTTTAGGTATTGTTTTAAATGTAGTCAACGAAACATCGGGAAACTTCAGTTGGTTTGATGGGAATACCACAACACATGATGCTCTGAAGAAAGTAGGAGCTATCATAGAAAGACCTAATTTTTATCCGTATATGACGGCAGTCCAGAATTTAAAATTGGTCTGTAAAATAAAAGAAGTTTCAGAAACTAAAATTGAAGAAAAATTAGAAATCGTTGGACTACTAGATCGTAAAAATAGTAAGTTTTCTACCTATTCTTTAGGTATGAAACAACGCTTAGCCATTGCTTCTGCCCTACTCAATGATCCTGAAATTTTAATTTTAGATGAACCTACGAACGGATTAGACCCTCAAGGAATTCATCAAATCAGAGAAATCATATTAAAAATAGCCTCTCAAGGTACTACCATACTTTTAGCATCACATTTATTGGATGAAGTAGAAAAAGTATGTAGCCATGTTGTGATTCTTAGAAATGGCAAAAAATTATATTCAGGTAGCGTGGATACCATGTTAGCGAGTCATGGTTTTTTTGAGTTAAGGGCAAAGAAAGAAAAGGAATTACTCGATTTCTTAAAAGAAAACAAGAGTTTTAGTGAGGTTAAAATTCATGATGGCCTTATTACAGCTATTTTAAAGGAAGAAATTAATCCTGAGGAATTAAATAAATTGCTTTTTGATAAAGGGATTATACTTTCGCATTTATCGAAAAGAAGAGCAAGCTTAGAAGAGCAATTTCTAAGTTTAACAAAAAATACCAGAAACTAA
- a CDS encoding ABC transporter permease: MKRLLQIELIKLWNNRASKVLIISYFFLLTTIALVAAIKFDFGPIQFHLADQGIFNFPYIWHFNTFITAFFKLFLAIVIVSMMANEYSNKTIKQNLIDGLSKKEFILSKFLTVVSLSLISTVFVFLVSLILGFIYSDFMEFSIIVSDLEFLVAFFVKLMGFFSFCLFLGILVKRSAFALGFLILWQILEGFVRGMIRWKLFDGETTDTIMSFFPLNAMFNLIKEPFSRLKAVQAASQQMGVKLKLNYGVHWYEIVIVLAWTAIFIYLSYALLKKRDL; encoded by the coding sequence ATGAAACGTTTACTGCAAATAGAATTGATTAAACTTTGGAACAACAGAGCTAGTAAAGTTTTAATTATATCGTACTTTTTTCTTTTAACCACTATAGCCCTGGTTGCTGCCATAAAATTTGATTTTGGACCTATTCAATTTCATTTAGCAGACCAAGGGATTTTTAATTTTCCATACATCTGGCATTTTAATACCTTTATTACTGCATTTTTTAAGCTCTTCTTAGCAATTGTTATCGTTTCGATGATGGCCAACGAGTATAGCAATAAAACCATCAAACAAAACTTGATTGACGGACTATCAAAAAAAGAATTTATTCTCTCTAAATTCTTAACCGTCGTAAGTTTATCGTTAATATCTACTGTTTTTGTTTTTTTAGTATCACTTATTCTAGGGTTTATTTATTCTGATTTTATGGAATTTTCCATTATTGTATCGGATTTAGAATTTTTAGTGGCCTTCTTTGTAAAACTAATGGGTTTCTTTTCTTTTTGCTTGTTTTTGGGCATTTTAGTAAAAAGATCGGCCTTTGCTCTTGGTTTTCTAATCTTATGGCAAATTCTTGAAGGTTTTGTGCGAGGCATGATACGCTGGAAATTATTTGATGGCGAAACTACCGATACCATCATGAGCTTTTTTCCATTGAACGCCATGTTTAATTTGATTAAAGAGCCCTTTTCAAGACTTAAAGCAGTACAAGCAGCTTCTCAGCAAATGGGAGTGAAATTAAAACTCAACTATGGCGTACACTGGTACGAGATTGTCATTGTTCTCGCTTGGACGGCTATTTTCATTTATTTATCTTATGCATTATTAAAGAAAAGAGATTTGTAG